A single Pseudomonas sp. DC1.2 DNA region contains:
- a CDS encoding transporter substrate-binding domain-containing protein produces the protein MKKYLSMLLVGVTALVAVSAAQAGAIDDAVKRGTLKVGMDPTYMPFEMTNKRGEIIGFEVDILKAMSKAMGVKLELVSTGYDGIIPALMTDKFDMIGSGMTLTQERNLRLNFSEPFIVVGQTLLIRKELEGTIKSYKDLNTADYRITSKLGTTGEMVARKMISKAQYHGYDNEQEAVLDVVNGKADAFIYDAPYNVVAVTKVGAGKLVFLDKPFTYEPLAFGLKKGDYDSLNFINNFLHQIHEDGTYDRIHDKWFKDTAWLKDME, from the coding sequence ATGAAGAAGTATCTCTCGATGCTGCTGGTCGGCGTCACGGCACTGGTTGCAGTCAGCGCGGCGCAGGCCGGTGCCATCGATGACGCGGTCAAGCGCGGCACGCTGAAAGTCGGGATGGACCCGACCTACATGCCGTTCGAAATGACCAACAAGCGCGGCGAGATCATTGGTTTCGAAGTCGACATCCTCAAAGCCATGAGCAAGGCCATGGGCGTCAAGCTGGAACTGGTGTCTACAGGCTACGACGGCATCATCCCGGCCCTGATGACCGACAAGTTCGACATGATCGGCAGCGGTATGACCCTGACCCAAGAGCGCAACCTGCGCCTGAACTTCAGCGAACCGTTCATCGTGGTCGGCCAGACCCTGCTGATTCGTAAGGAGCTTGAAGGCACCATCAAGTCTTACAAGGACCTGAACACCGCCGACTACCGTATCACCTCCAAACTCGGCACCACCGGCGAAATGGTCGCCCGGAAAATGATCTCCAAAGCCCAGTACCACGGCTACGACAACGAGCAGGAAGCCGTGCTCGACGTGGTCAACGGTAAGGCCGATGCCTTCATCTACGACGCGCCTTATAACGTCGTGGCGGTGACTAAGGTCGGTGCAGGCAAGCTGGTGTTCCTCGACAAGCCGTTCACCTACGAGCCACTGGCCTTTGGCCTGAAGAAGGGTGACTACGACAGCCTTAACTTCATTAACAACTTCCTGCACCAGATCCACGAAGACGGCACCTACGATCGCATCCATGACAAGTGGTTCAAAGACACCGCTTGGCTCAAGGACATGGAATAG
- a CDS encoding amino acid ABC transporter permease, producing the protein MKAKKSQLPWHVLTVLVLIGLAGALYYATSLMAYEWRWNRVPQYFAYHAEESLRAADISTVSELVRQGDKAQVTLRNDAGVEQHLTVDDNSLQVAQGDDVAEGDVVGVTRHWAAGPLLWGLWTTLWLSMVSGVLGLLIGLATGLCRLSTNPTLRDLSTIYVELVRGTPLLVQIFIFYFFIGTVMNLSREFAGIAALSLFTGAYVAEIIRSGVQSIARGQNEAARSLGLSAGQSMRHVVLPQALKRVLPPLAGQFISLVKDTSLVSVIAITELLKSGREVITTSFSPFEILFCVAALYLLINLPLSKIASRLERRLAQSD; encoded by the coding sequence ATGAAAGCTAAAAAATCCCAACTGCCCTGGCACGTCCTGACCGTGCTCGTGCTCATCGGCCTGGCCGGCGCGTTGTATTACGCCACCTCGCTGATGGCCTACGAATGGCGCTGGAATCGTGTGCCGCAGTACTTCGCCTACCACGCCGAGGAGTCCCTGCGCGCCGCCGATATTTCCACGGTCAGCGAACTGGTGCGCCAAGGTGACAAGGCTCAGGTCACCCTACGTAATGACGCGGGCGTCGAACAACACCTGACGGTCGATGACAATAGCCTGCAAGTTGCTCAGGGTGATGACGTGGCTGAAGGCGACGTTGTCGGTGTGACCCGACATTGGGCCGCAGGCCCGTTGCTCTGGGGTCTTTGGACCACGCTGTGGTTGTCGATGGTGTCTGGCGTCCTTGGTTTGCTGATTGGCCTGGCTACCGGCCTGTGCCGACTGTCCACCAACCCGACTCTGCGCGACCTCTCGACGATCTACGTCGAATTGGTGCGCGGTACACCGCTGCTGGTACAGATTTTCATCTTCTACTTCTTCATCGGCACCGTGATGAACCTGTCCCGAGAATTCGCCGGGATTGCTGCGCTGTCGCTGTTCACCGGCGCCTATGTGGCCGAGATCATCCGCTCTGGCGTGCAGTCCATTGCCCGTGGCCAGAACGAAGCCGCGCGCTCGCTGGGGTTGAGTGCCGGCCAGTCGATGCGCCACGTGGTGCTGCCGCAAGCGTTGAAGCGTGTGCTGCCGCCGTTGGCCGGTCAGTTCATCAGTCTGGTCAAGGACACCTCTCTGGTGTCGGTGATCGCGATCACTGAACTGCTCAAAAGCGGCCGAGAAGTCATCACCACCTCGTTCTCGCCGTTCGAGATCCTGTTCTGCGTCGCCGCGCTGTACCTGTTGATCAACCTGCCGCTGTCGAAAATCGCCAGCCGGCTTGAGCGGAGGCTCGCGCAAAGTGATTGA
- a CDS encoding amino acid ABC transporter ATP-binding protein codes for MIEVRNLVKVFDTRGQVVRAVDNVSTTVATGEVLVVIGPSGSGKSTFLRCLNGLEAFDSGSVSIGGLQLADPKTDVNAYRRDVGMVFQHFNLFGHMTVLDNLCLAQKVVRKRGKREREAKAMALLEKVGIAQKANEFPSRLSGGQQQRVAIARALAMEPKVMLFDEPTSALDPEMVGEVLDVMKTLAVEGMTMVCVTHEMGFAREVADRVLFFDHGKLLEDASPAEFFGAPKDPRAQAFLRQVL; via the coding sequence GTGATTGAAGTCCGCAATTTGGTAAAAGTCTTCGATACCCGTGGTCAGGTCGTTCGTGCGGTGGATAACGTATCGACCACCGTCGCCACGGGCGAGGTGTTGGTGGTGATCGGTCCGTCCGGCTCCGGCAAGTCAACCTTCTTGCGCTGCCTCAATGGCCTTGAGGCATTCGACTCAGGCTCGGTGAGCATTGGCGGCCTGCAACTGGCCGATCCAAAAACTGATGTGAATGCCTATCGTCGGGACGTCGGCATGGTATTCCAGCATTTCAACCTATTCGGACACATGACCGTGCTGGACAACCTCTGTCTGGCCCAGAAAGTCGTGCGCAAGCGCGGTAAGCGGGAGCGTGAGGCCAAGGCCATGGCGTTGCTGGAAAAGGTCGGCATCGCGCAGAAGGCCAACGAGTTCCCGTCGCGCCTGTCTGGCGGCCAGCAACAGCGTGTGGCGATTGCTCGCGCGTTGGCCATGGAACCGAAGGTCATGCTGTTTGATGAACCGACGTCCGCGCTCGACCCGGAAATGGTCGGCGAAGTGCTGGACGTGATGAAAACCCTGGCCGTCGAAGGCATGACCATGGTCTGCGTCACCCACGAAATGGGCTTTGCCCGGGAAGTGGCGGATCGGGTGCTGTTTTTCGATCACGGGAAACTGCTGGAAGACGCTTCGCCGGCCGAGTTCTTCGGCGCCCCGAAAGACCCTCGCGCCCAGGCGTTTCTGCGCCAGGTTCTTTAA
- a CDS encoding methyl-accepting chemotaxis protein yields the protein MQSMTVGLRELIGGISQGVTQIASAAQALSAVTEQTSAGVNSQKIETDQVATAMHEMTATVQEVARNAEEASEAAVAADQQAREGDKVVGEAIAQIERLAKEVGNSTEAMSHLKRESDKIGSVLDVIKSVAQQTNLLALNAAIEAARAGEAGRGFAVVADEVRSLAQRTQKSTEEIEELIVGLQAGTQQVSTIMDNSRALTDSSVELTRRAGGSLENITRTVSAIQSMNQQIAAAAEQQSAVAEEINRSVLNVRDVSEQTSAASEETAASSVELARLGTQLQVLVGKFKV from the coding sequence ATGCAGAGCATGACCGTGGGCCTGCGTGAATTGATCGGAGGCATCAGCCAAGGTGTCACGCAAATCGCCAGCGCCGCCCAAGCGCTGTCCGCCGTGACCGAGCAAACCAGTGCCGGGGTCAACAGCCAGAAGATTGAGACTGATCAGGTGGCCACCGCCATGCACGAAATGACCGCCACCGTGCAGGAAGTGGCACGCAACGCCGAGGAAGCGTCAGAAGCCGCAGTTGCCGCAGACCAACAAGCCCGCGAAGGCGACAAAGTAGTCGGCGAAGCCATTGCTCAGATCGAGCGCCTGGCCAAGGAAGTGGGCAACTCCACCGAAGCCATGAGTCATCTCAAACGCGAGAGCGACAAGATCGGCAGCGTGCTCGACGTGATCAAGTCCGTGGCCCAACAAACCAATCTGCTGGCGCTGAACGCCGCCATCGAAGCCGCCCGCGCCGGTGAAGCCGGACGCGGCTTTGCGGTGGTGGCCGACGAAGTGCGCAGCCTGGCGCAGCGCACGCAAAAGTCTACCGAGGAAATCGAAGAGTTGATCGTCGGCCTGCAAGCCGGCACCCAACAAGTTTCGACCATCATGGATAACAGCCGCGCCCTGACCGACAGCAGCGTCGAACTGACCCGTCGCGCCGGCGGCTCGCTGGAAAACATCACACGCACCGTGTCGGCAATTCAGTCGATGAATCAGCAGATCGCGGCGGCAGCCGAACAACAAAGCGCCGTGGCAGAAGAAATTAACCGCAGCGTACTGAACGTGCGCGACGTGTCCGAGCAAACCTCGGCCGCCAGTGAAGAGACCGCGGCGTCCAGCGTTGAGCTGGCGCGGTTGGGCACGCAGTTGCAGGTGTTGGTCGGCAAGTTCAAGGTTTAG
- a CDS encoding 16S rRNA (uracil(1498)-N(3))-methyltransferase — MNLLLLEEADFIAPDRVLLHDRRLTHMHEVHRCEVGDSLRVGRIGGLMGSAHVLRLEAGEAELHVTLDQSPPAKLPLTLVLALPRPKMLRRIFQTIATMGVSRVILVNSYRVEKSFWQTPFLDPEAIREQLILGLEQARDCILPQIIIEKRFKPFVEDRLPAISEGTLGLVGHPGLYPPCPRSVDEAVTLAIGPEGGWIPYEIELLRKSGLQPVQLGDRILRVETAVTALLARLF, encoded by the coding sequence GTGAACCTGCTGCTGCTCGAAGAGGCCGATTTCATTGCGCCCGACCGAGTGCTCCTGCACGATCGCCGGCTGACGCACATGCATGAAGTCCATCGCTGTGAAGTGGGTGACAGCTTGCGTGTCGGGCGCATCGGCGGGCTGATGGGTTCGGCGCACGTGCTGCGCCTGGAAGCCGGCGAAGCCGAACTGCACGTCACGCTTGATCAATCGCCACCGGCCAAACTGCCGTTGACCCTGGTGCTGGCGCTGCCTCGCCCGAAGATGCTGCGCCGGATATTCCAGACCATCGCCACCATGGGTGTGTCACGGGTCATTCTGGTCAACAGCTACCGCGTCGAGAAGAGCTTCTGGCAGACACCGTTCCTGGACCCCGAGGCGATTCGTGAGCAATTGATCCTCGGCCTGGAGCAGGCCCGAGACTGCATACTGCCGCAGATCATCATCGAGAAGCGCTTCAAACCGTTTGTCGAAGATCGCCTGCCCGCCATCAGCGAGGGCACCCTCGGCCTCGTGGGCCACCCCGGCCTTTACCCGCCCTGCCCCCGTAGCGTGGACGAAGCCGTCACCCTGGCCATCGGCCCAGAAGGTGGCTGGATTCCCTACGAAATCGAGCTGTTGAGAAAGTCTGGCCTGCAACCGGTACAACTCGGCGATCGCATCCTGCGTGTTGAAACCGCCGTCACCGCGCTGCTCGCACGGCTGTTCTAA
- the tatC gene encoding twin-arginine translocase subunit TatC codes for MSDIPENDQHMPLVSHLTELRTRLLRCVAAIFIIFAGLFAFTQQIYTFVSIPLRAYLPAGATMIATDVSSPFLTPLKLTMMVSLFLAIPVILHQIWGFIAPGLYKHEKRIAVPLLVSSILLFYTGMAFAYFLVFPLIFKFFAAATPAGVEMMTDITSYLDFVMTLFFAFGVAFEIPVAVVLLVWIGVVDVKYLKKIRPYVVIGCFVVGMILTPPDIFSQTLLAIPMWLLFEIGILFGSLISKRGDHPDDQPADDHNDQPPATQP; via the coding sequence ATGAGCGATATTCCTGAAAACGACCAGCACATGCCGTTGGTTTCGCACCTCACCGAGTTGCGTACCCGCCTGCTGCGTTGTGTAGCAGCGATTTTTATCATTTTTGCCGGGCTGTTCGCGTTCACCCAGCAGATCTACACCTTTGTTTCCATACCGCTGCGGGCGTACTTGCCGGCCGGCGCGACGATGATTGCCACTGACGTCTCCTCGCCGTTTCTGACGCCGTTGAAACTGACCATGATGGTTTCGTTGTTCCTGGCGATTCCGGTAATCCTGCACCAAATCTGGGGTTTCATCGCACCAGGGCTGTATAAGCATGAGAAGCGCATTGCAGTGCCGCTGCTGGTTTCCAGCATCCTGTTGTTCTACACCGGCATGGCATTCGCGTATTTCCTGGTGTTCCCACTGATCTTCAAGTTCTTCGCTGCCGCCACCCCGGCCGGCGTGGAAATGATGACCGACATCACCAGCTACCTCGATTTCGTCATGACGCTGTTCTTCGCTTTCGGCGTGGCGTTCGAAATACCGGTGGCCGTGGTGCTGCTGGTGTGGATCGGCGTAGTCGACGTCAAATACCTGAAGAAAATTCGCCCCTACGTGGTCATCGGCTGCTTTGTTGTCGGGATGATCCTGACACCGCCCGATATCTTCTCGCAGACACTGCTGGCCATACCGATGTGGTTGCTGTTCGAAATCGGCATCCTGTTCGGCAGCTTGATCAGCAAACGCGGTGACCACCCGGACGATCAACCGGCTGACGATCACAACGACCAGCCGCCAGCGACTCAGCCGTGA
- the tatB gene encoding Sec-independent protein translocase protein TatB encodes MFGISFSELLLVGLVALLVLGPERLPGAARTAGLWIGRLKRSFNAIKQEVEREIGADEIRRQLHNEHILSLEQEARKIFSPTQQDATPVEPVAAQTIHAPAADAPVPTVATAAPAPVVATTPKEPAAPAAAPTTPAPHDPTLPPRVS; translated from the coding sequence ATGTTTGGTATCAGCTTCTCTGAACTGCTGCTCGTCGGCCTCGTCGCCCTGCTGGTCCTTGGCCCCGAGCGTCTGCCGGGTGCTGCGCGCACCGCCGGCCTGTGGATCGGGCGGCTGAAGCGCAGCTTCAACGCGATCAAACAGGAAGTCGAACGTGAAATCGGTGCCGACGAGATTCGTCGGCAACTGCACAACGAACACATCCTGTCGCTTGAGCAGGAGGCGCGTAAAATTTTCTCGCCGACGCAGCAAGACGCGACGCCGGTTGAGCCGGTGGCCGCCCAGACGATTCATGCGCCGGCGGCTGACGCGCCTGTGCCCACCGTTGCGACGGCTGCACCTGCACCCGTTGTCGCAACAACCCCTAAAGAACCTGCTGCTCCTGCTGCCGCGCCGACGACGCCGGCTCCTCACGACCCTACATTGCCGCCGCGAGTCTCATGA
- a CDS encoding twin-arginine translocase TatA/TatE family subunit produces the protein MGIFDWKHWIVILVVVVLVFGTKKLKNLGTDVGESIKGFRKAMNDEEKPVDPTVTPAQPVPPVQPQSTSPLNHPHTIDVQAQKVEEPIRKDV, from the coding sequence ATGGGCATTTTTGACTGGAAACACTGGATCGTCATCCTGGTTGTCGTGGTGCTGGTGTTCGGCACCAAGAAACTGAAAAACCTCGGCACTGACGTCGGCGAGTCGATCAAGGGCTTTCGCAAAGCCATGAACGATGAAGAGAAGCCGGTTGACCCGACCGTGACCCCGGCCCAACCGGTTCCGCCCGTTCAACCACAGTCCACTTCACCTCTGAACCACCCGCACACCATTGACGTGCAGGCGCAGAAAGTCGAAGAGCCGATCCGCAAAGACGTGTGA
- a CDS encoding phosphoribosyl-ATP diphosphatase, whose amino-acid sequence MSDTLTRLAQVLEERKGAAADSSYVASLYHKGLNKILEKVGEESVETIIAAKDAAISGDCSDVIYETADLWFHSMVMLAQLGQHPQAVLDELDRRFGLSGHVEKASRPSA is encoded by the coding sequence ATGAGTGACACGTTGACCCGTCTGGCCCAAGTGCTGGAAGAGCGCAAAGGCGCTGCCGCCGACAGCTCGTATGTCGCCAGCCTGTACCACAAGGGCTTGAACAAGATTCTGGAGAAAGTGGGCGAAGAGTCGGTCGAAACCATCATTGCCGCGAAGGATGCCGCTATCAGCGGTGACTGCAGCGATGTGATCTACGAAACCGCCGATTTGTGGTTCCACAGCATGGTCATGCTGGCCCAACTGGGGCAGCATCCACAGGCTGTACTCGATGAACTGGACCGTCGCTTCGGTCTGTCCGGACACGTCGAGAAAGCCTCGCGTCCGTCCGCCTGA
- the hisI gene encoding phosphoribosyl-AMP cyclohydrolase: MKNWLDEIKWDADGLVPAIAQDHKTGRVLMMAWMNREALELSAAENRAIYWSRSRGKLWRKGEESGHVQTLHEMRLDCDADVIILMVEQIGDIACHTGRQSCFYRVFENGDWKTVDPVLKDPHAIYSAGHTHE; encoded by the coding sequence ATGAAAAACTGGCTGGACGAGATCAAGTGGGACGCCGATGGCCTGGTGCCAGCGATTGCACAGGATCACAAGACCGGGCGCGTCCTGATGATGGCCTGGATGAACCGCGAAGCGCTAGAACTGAGCGCTGCCGAGAACCGTGCCATTTACTGGTCACGTTCCCGTGGCAAGTTGTGGCGCAAAGGCGAAGAGTCCGGCCACGTGCAGACCCTGCATGAGATGCGCCTGGACTGCGACGCCGATGTCATCATTCTCATGGTCGAGCAGATCGGCGATATCGCTTGCCATACCGGCCGCCAGAGCTGCTTCTACCGCGTCTTCGAAAACGGCGACTGGAAAACCGTCGACCCTGTTCTCAAGGATCCGCACGCCATCTATTCCGCAGGACACACCCATGAGTGA
- the ubiB gene encoding ubiquinone biosynthesis regulatory protein kinase UbiB, which yields MKLLAVRRLLRIQRVVIRYRLDDLLFALPLPWFLLALRYALPWRWFPRKTLDLSRGARLRLALQDLGPIFIKFGQILSTRRDLLPEDIADELMKLQDRVPPFDSQVSIRLIEEQLGKKISEVFARFDVEPLASASVAQVHAAQLKTGEEVVVKVIRPGLKLIIAQDLAWLFILARAAERLSADARLLHPVDVVQDYEKTIYDELDLLREAANASQLKRNFEGSPLLYVPQVYWDWCRPKVLVMERIYGVQVTDLATLADQRTDMKMLAERGVEIFFTQVFRDSFFHADMHPGNIFVSTVNPWSPQYIAIDCGIVGSLTPEDQDYLARNLFAFFKRDYRRVAQLHIDSGWVPAETKLNEFEAAIRTVCEPIFEKPLKDISFGQVLMRLFQTARRFNMEVQPQLVLLQKTLLNIEGLGRQLYPDLDLWNTAQPFLERWMRERVSPKTLIGNVQSQFEQLPHLANMARDLLERMSQPHAYDPPPPWHKRKDDWFLRLLGCAHLAGGAIVLAGGPLSELGHWPAGIMLAVGLYLVVRR from the coding sequence ATGAAGCTGCTTGCCGTCCGCCGTTTGTTGCGCATCCAGCGCGTCGTGATCCGCTACCGCCTCGATGACCTGCTGTTCGCCCTTCCACTGCCCTGGTTCCTGCTGGCGCTGCGCTACGCCTTGCCGTGGCGCTGGTTCCCGCGTAAGACGCTGGACCTGAGCCGTGGCGCACGATTGCGCCTGGCATTGCAGGACCTGGGACCGATTTTCATCAAGTTCGGCCAGATTCTGTCGACGCGCCGCGACCTGCTGCCCGAAGACATCGCCGATGAGCTGATGAAGCTGCAAGACCGCGTGCCGCCGTTCGACTCGCAAGTGTCGATCAGGCTGATCGAAGAACAGCTCGGTAAAAAAATCAGTGAGGTCTTCGCCCGCTTCGATGTAGAACCCCTGGCGTCGGCTTCGGTGGCTCAGGTACACGCCGCGCAACTGAAAACCGGCGAAGAAGTGGTGGTCAAGGTGATCCGTCCGGGGCTGAAACTGATCATTGCCCAAGACCTCGCATGGCTATTTATTCTCGCCCGCGCCGCTGAACGGCTGTCGGCCGACGCACGCCTGCTGCACCCGGTGGACGTGGTCCAGGACTACGAAAAAACCATTTACGACGAACTCGACCTGCTGCGCGAGGCGGCGAACGCCAGCCAGTTGAAGCGCAACTTCGAAGGCTCGCCGCTGCTGTACGTACCGCAAGTCTATTGGGACTGGTGCCGCCCGAAAGTGCTGGTGATGGAGCGCATCTACGGAGTTCAAGTCACTGACCTCGCGACCCTGGCCGACCAACGCACCGACATGAAGATGCTCGCCGAGCGCGGCGTAGAAATTTTCTTCACCCAAGTGTTCCGCGACAGTTTCTTCCACGCCGACATGCACCCCGGCAACATTTTTGTCAGCACCGTGAACCCCTGGAGCCCGCAGTACATTGCGATTGACTGCGGCATCGTTGGCAGCCTGACCCCGGAAGACCAGGACTACCTGGCGCGTAATCTGTTCGCGTTCTTCAAACGTGATTACCGCCGCGTGGCGCAGTTGCACATCGATTCCGGCTGGGTGCCGGCGGAAACCAAACTCAACGAATTCGAAGCGGCGATTCGAACGGTGTGCGAGCCAATCTTCGAAAAACCGTTAAAAGATATTTCCTTCGGCCAAGTGCTGATGCGCCTGTTCCAGACCGCTCGCCGTTTCAATATGGAAGTGCAGCCGCAACTCGTTCTGCTGCAAAAAACCCTGTTGAACATCGAAGGCCTCGGCCGTCAGTTGTACCCGGACCTGGACTTGTGGAACACCGCCCAGCCGTTCCTCGAACGCTGGATGCGCGAGCGTGTCAGCCCAAAAACCTTGATCGGCAACGTACAGAGCCAGTTCGAACAACTGCCGCACCTGGCCAACATGGCTCGCGATCTGCTTGAGCGTATGTCCCAACCTCATGCCTACGACCCTCCGCCACCTTGGCACAAGCGCAAGGACGACTGGTTCCTGCGGCTGCTGGGCTGTGCGCATCTGGCGGGCGGCGCTATTGTGCTGGCTGGCGGTCCGCTTAGCGAACTGGGTCATTGGCCGGCCGGCATCATGCTGGCCGTCGGTTTGTATCTGGTCGTTCGCCGATAG